A region of Myxococcus stipitatus DSM 14675 DNA encodes the following proteins:
- the dnaX gene encoding DNA polymerase III subunit gamma/tau, producing the protein MSYLVLARKWRPQKFDDMTGQEHVVRTIANAIKMDRVAHAYLFCGPRGVGKTTAARLLAKALNCEKGPTATPCGECKACTEIAAGTSVDVAEIDGASNNGVENVREIRENAKYLPQRDRHKIYIIDEVHMLSGAAFNALLKTLEEPPGHVKFIFATTEAHKLPDTILSRCQRHNFRRISAARMLQRLQEICKAEGAGISDRSLSLVVRQSEGGMRDALSLLDQVLASCGANPTDEEVAEALGAIDRTMVQDFAEALVHKDAKRILGRVEEVFNRGLDLKRLAEELAMQLRHLFVTKTLGEAPAELAESEQKALVALAKDADSAQLTRLFDIVHGSVWDVSRAAQPRLALEMALLKAIQLSPGGSIPELLARVDRLAAGLPQGEGSAKANAGAPGGRSSSTNFRA; encoded by the coding sequence ATGAGCTACCTCGTCCTCGCGCGCAAATGGCGCCCGCAGAAGTTCGATGACATGACCGGACAGGAGCACGTGGTCCGGACCATCGCGAACGCCATCAAGATGGACCGGGTCGCTCATGCGTACCTGTTCTGCGGGCCTCGGGGCGTGGGCAAGACGACGGCCGCCCGTCTGCTCGCCAAGGCCCTCAACTGTGAAAAGGGCCCCACGGCCACGCCTTGCGGAGAGTGCAAGGCGTGCACGGAGATCGCCGCCGGCACCAGCGTCGACGTCGCGGAGATCGACGGTGCCTCCAACAACGGCGTGGAGAACGTCCGCGAGATTCGCGAGAACGCGAAGTACCTGCCGCAGCGAGACCGGCACAAGATCTACATCATCGACGAGGTCCACATGCTGTCGGGAGCGGCGTTCAACGCGCTGCTCAAGACGCTGGAGGAGCCGCCCGGCCACGTGAAGTTCATCTTCGCGACGACCGAGGCCCACAAGCTCCCGGACACCATCCTCTCGCGCTGCCAGCGCCACAACTTCCGCCGCATCTCCGCGGCGCGGATGCTTCAGCGGCTGCAGGAGATCTGCAAGGCGGAGGGCGCGGGCATCTCGGACCGCTCCCTGTCGCTCGTCGTGCGTCAGTCCGAAGGCGGCATGCGCGACGCGCTCAGCCTGCTGGACCAGGTGCTCGCCTCGTGCGGCGCCAACCCGACGGACGAGGAGGTCGCCGAGGCCCTGGGCGCCATCGACCGCACGATGGTGCAGGACTTCGCGGAGGCCCTCGTCCACAAGGACGCCAAGCGCATCCTGGGACGCGTGGAGGAGGTCTTCAATCGCGGCCTCGACTTGAAGCGGCTCGCCGAGGAGCTGGCGATGCAGCTGCGCCACCTCTTCGTCACCAAGACGCTGGGCGAAGCCCCCGCCGAGCTGGCCGAGTCCGAGCAGAAGGCGCTCGTCGCGCTGGCCAAGGACGCGGACAGCGCGCAGCTCACGCGGCTCTTCGACATCGTCCACGGCAGCGTGTGGGACGTGTCGCGCGCGGCCCAGCCGAGGCTCGCGCTGGAGATGGCGTTGTTGAAGGCCATCCAGCTGTCGCCGGGCGGGTCCATTCCGGAGCTGCTCGCGCGCGTCGACCGGCTCGCGGCCGGACTGCCCCAGGGCGAAGGTTCCGCCAAGGCCAATGCTGGAGCGCCAGGAGGTCGCTCCAGCTCCACGAACTTTCGCGCCTGA
- a CDS encoding phytoene desaturase family protein — protein MPDVIVVGAGHNGLVTAAMLARRGLSVTVLEEKDVIGGACRTEYPFKSAPGLGVSTGAYLLGLMPPELLRELELDLPLKRRDPHYFLPTRDKRYLLFGSDEKDLQRQFVEFFSQQDWEANQAMNAELAALRDDLAPAWLKPPLSLEETAERYIRPALRQHFIRLCRGSARQYLERFNFKSDLVKAMYAVTDAFSGLDGGYDTPGTGMNLLVHNMCRLPGSGGTWMIVGGGMGTVTQSIANVARKYGATIRTGAKVTSVRVDQGVVKGVVLENGEELKANVVVSNGDPFRTLKLVESSALPADYRTKVNAMAVPGTTLKVNLCLKNLPTFTCLPEDRGQFGPTIHLLPQEEDVLGALERSYRDTHAGKLSEFPSIEWYIHTTVDPSLRDKEGHHNSALFVEWVPYKLEGTTWEKEESRYIQHLLSICDRFAPGTSDQVQEYFALTPPKIESHFGITGGHIHHVDNKLGFTDRLPYETPVQGLYFCSAGCHPAGSVIGAAGHNAAGVVLQALGR, from the coding sequence ATGCCCGACGTCATCGTGGTGGGAGCAGGACACAACGGACTCGTGACCGCGGCGATGCTCGCGCGGCGAGGCCTTTCCGTCACCGTCCTGGAGGAGAAGGACGTCATCGGTGGCGCGTGCCGCACGGAGTATCCGTTCAAGAGCGCGCCGGGCCTCGGCGTGTCCACGGGTGCATACCTGCTGGGCCTCATGCCGCCGGAGCTGCTTCGCGAGCTGGAGCTGGACCTGCCGCTCAAGCGAAGAGACCCGCACTACTTCCTCCCCACGAGGGACAAGCGCTACCTGCTGTTCGGCTCGGATGAGAAGGACCTCCAGCGCCAGTTCGTGGAGTTCTTCTCGCAGCAGGACTGGGAGGCCAACCAGGCGATGAACGCGGAGCTGGCCGCGCTGCGCGACGACCTGGCCCCCGCATGGCTCAAGCCGCCGCTGTCCCTGGAGGAGACGGCCGAGCGCTACATCCGCCCTGCCCTGCGCCAGCACTTCATCCGCCTGTGCCGAGGCTCCGCGCGCCAGTACCTGGAGCGCTTCAACTTCAAGTCGGACCTGGTGAAGGCGATGTACGCGGTGACGGACGCCTTCTCCGGACTTGATGGCGGCTATGACACGCCGGGCACGGGGATGAACCTGCTCGTCCACAACATGTGTCGACTGCCGGGCAGCGGCGGCACGTGGATGATCGTGGGCGGCGGCATGGGCACCGTCACCCAGTCCATCGCCAACGTCGCGCGCAAGTACGGCGCCACCATTCGCACCGGCGCGAAGGTGACGTCCGTCCGCGTGGACCAGGGCGTGGTGAAGGGCGTCGTGCTGGAGAACGGCGAGGAGCTGAAGGCCAACGTCGTCGTGTCCAACGGCGACCCGTTCCGCACGCTGAAGCTGGTGGAGTCCAGCGCACTGCCCGCCGACTACCGCACGAAGGTGAACGCGATGGCCGTGCCGGGCACCACCCTCAAGGTGAACCTGTGCCTGAAGAACCTGCCCACCTTCACGTGCCTGCCGGAGGACCGAGGCCAGTTCGGCCCCACCATCCACCTGTTGCCGCAGGAGGAGGACGTGCTGGGCGCGCTCGAGCGATCCTACCGGGACACGCATGCGGGCAAGCTGTCCGAGTTCCCCTCCATCGAGTGGTACATCCACACCACGGTGGACCCGTCGCTGCGCGACAAGGAAGGCCACCACAACTCCGCGCTCTTCGTGGAGTGGGTGCCCTACAAGCTCGAGGGCACGACGTGGGAGAAGGAAGAGTCGCGCTACATCCAGCACCTGCTGTCCATCTGCGACCGCTTCGCGCCGGGCACCAGCGACCAGGTCCAGGAGTACTTCGCCCTCACGCCCCCCAAAATCGAGAGCCACTTCGGCATCACCGGCGGCCACATCCATCATGTGGACAACAAGCTGGGCTTCACCGACCGGTTGCCCTACGAGACGCCGGTGCAGGGGCTCTACTTCTGCAGCGCGGGCTGCCATCCGGCCGGCAGTGTCATCGGAGCGGCGGGACACAATGCCGCAGGCGTCGTGCTCCAGGCCCTCGGACGCTGA
- a CDS encoding glycosyltransferase family 39 protein, protein MTRKHSVAAVWSLAVVALLPAVVAVVQLGRIHPDEVYQALEPAWWRVHGYGVLAWEWRDGIRNWAVPGVLAGFLKLASWLGITDPQGYRAVTALPQLALHAWSLWAVYRFAARRAGSAGGWLAVLLVGLYGPVVVFAGRTLSESFSTSFLLVAMEALDRREREVRAGLVGGAALGLAVVTRYPSAIFVLAALLWLLAMRRWRMFLFTCLGGLVVAVGLGLLDHLTWGSPFHSFIAYVRFNVLSGDAAARFGADPPRFYLMPLLSAVPAWAWCAVPLALVAAKRKWAVSLPLACATLYLAALLKTAHKEERFLYPALVLAVLAAAPLVAAFITTQARRELRWGLSVMALGVGAASAFYFPPFDLRGDEFRAIVASTRREGATGVLIVAEGLWGAGGFFYLGKEIPWLTCDWPRDEAFQVAMRERRFNRVVTIDDRTLPELEAAGFRTVERFGRQSLLVRD, encoded by the coding sequence GTGACTCGAAAGCACTCCGTCGCGGCGGTCTGGAGTCTTGCCGTCGTGGCGCTCCTGCCCGCCGTGGTGGCCGTGGTGCAACTGGGCCGCATCCACCCGGATGAGGTGTACCAGGCCCTGGAGCCCGCCTGGTGGCGCGTCCATGGCTACGGCGTGCTGGCGTGGGAGTGGCGCGATGGCATTCGCAACTGGGCTGTACCTGGTGTCCTGGCCGGCTTCCTCAAGCTGGCCTCCTGGTTGGGCATCACCGACCCGCAGGGCTATCGCGCGGTGACGGCGCTGCCGCAGCTCGCCCTGCACGCCTGGAGCCTGTGGGCCGTGTACCGCTTCGCCGCTCGTCGGGCGGGGAGCGCGGGGGGCTGGCTGGCCGTCTTGTTGGTGGGCCTGTATGGGCCCGTGGTCGTCTTCGCGGGGCGCACCCTGTCGGAGTCCTTCTCCACGTCCTTCCTCCTGGTGGCCATGGAGGCCCTGGACCGGCGCGAGCGAGAGGTGAGGGCGGGGCTCGTGGGCGGCGCGGCGCTGGGGCTGGCGGTGGTGACACGCTATCCGTCCGCCATCTTCGTCCTCGCGGCGCTCCTCTGGCTGCTGGCGATGCGGCGCTGGAGGATGTTCCTCTTCACGTGTCTGGGCGGACTGGTGGTGGCGGTGGGGCTGGGGCTCCTGGACCACCTCACCTGGGGCAGCCCCTTCCATTCCTTCATCGCCTACGTCCGCTTCAACGTCCTGTCTGGTGACGCGGCGGCGCGCTTCGGAGCGGACCCGCCGCGCTTCTACCTGATGCCCTTGCTGTCGGCCGTGCCCGCCTGGGCGTGGTGCGCGGTTCCGCTGGCGCTGGTGGCCGCGAAGCGGAAGTGGGCGGTGTCACTGCCGCTGGCGTGCGCGACGCTCTACCTGGCCGCGCTGCTGAAGACGGCGCACAAGGAGGAGCGCTTCCTCTACCCGGCGCTGGTGCTGGCCGTGCTCGCCGCCGCGCCGCTGGTGGCCGCCTTCATCACCACGCAGGCTCGCCGGGAGCTTCGTTGGGGCCTGTCCGTGATGGCCTTGGGCGTCGGGGCGGCTTCCGCCTTCTACTTCCCGCCCTTTGACCTTCGAGGGGACGAGTTCCGCGCCATCGTCGCGTCCACCCGGAGGGAAGGCGCCACGGGCGTGCTCATCGTCGCCGAGGGACTCTGGGGCGCCGGTGGGTTCTTCTACCTGGGCAAGGAAATCCCCTGGCTCACCTGCGACTGGCCTCGCGACGAGGCCTTCCAGGTGGCCATGAGGGAGCGCCGCTTCAACCGGGTCGTCACCATCGATGACCGGACGCTCCCGGAGCTCGAGGCGGCGGGCTTCCGCACCGTCGAGCGCTTCGGTCGTCAGTCGCTGCTCGTGCGGGACTGA
- a CDS encoding YbaB/EbfC family nucleoid-associated protein, whose protein sequence is MPGVDLNYFIRQANKLTEKIEERKQQLAEETVEAKSGDGLVTVVVNGIQEVRSVKIDKSAIDPNDTSMLEDLITAAVNNALAGSRQHMQRELAKISGGIKIPGIT, encoded by the coding sequence ATGCCCGGCGTCGACCTGAATTACTTCATCCGGCAGGCGAACAAGCTGACGGAGAAGATTGAAGAGCGGAAGCAGCAGTTGGCCGAGGAGACCGTCGAAGCGAAGTCCGGCGACGGACTCGTCACCGTCGTGGTCAACGGCATCCAGGAAGTCCGCAGCGTCAAGATCGACAAGTCCGCCATCGACCCGAATGACACGTCGATGCTCGAGGACCTCATCACGGCCGCGGTGAACAACGCACTGGCGGGCAGCCGTCAGCACATGCAGCGCGAGCTGGCGAAAATCTCGGGCGGCATCAAGATCCCCGGCATTACCTGA
- the serS gene encoding serine--tRNA ligase, translating to MLDLRNVAQNFDAVVARLKTRGGNLDLGPFQRLFAERRELYVSMESLAARRNAANEEMKKKAKEDPKALDALRGDLRAVSQDIKEKENRLKEVEEEINGILLLIPNTPHESVPVGASADDNVQVKSWGEKPNLPFTPRQHFELGEKLGMLDFERAAKVSGSRFTFYKGALARLERALVTFMIDVHTQKGYTELLPPYLVLRETMMGTGQLPKFEDDAFKTLGDPERFLIPTAEVPVTNYHADEILEGDTLPVRYCAFSPCFRAEAGAAGKDTRGLIRQHQFHKVEMVKFAHPDKSLDELESMTDDACDILRRLGLHHRVMLLCTGDMGFAARKTYDIEVWLPGQDAYREISSCSDCGDFQSRRAKIRFRGQKGDKPQLLHTLNGSGLAVGRTSIAILENYQRDDGTVAIPEVLWPYMGGLKELKPL from the coding sequence ATGCTGGACCTCCGGAACGTTGCGCAGAACTTCGATGCGGTCGTCGCTCGCCTGAAGACGCGGGGCGGCAACCTGGACCTGGGCCCCTTCCAGCGCCTCTTCGCCGAGCGCCGTGAGCTGTACGTCTCCATGGAGTCGCTGGCCGCGCGCCGCAACGCCGCCAACGAGGAGATGAAGAAGAAGGCCAAGGAAGACCCCAAGGCGCTGGACGCCCTGCGCGGGGACCTCCGGGCCGTCTCCCAGGACATCAAGGAGAAGGAGAACCGGCTCAAGGAAGTGGAGGAGGAGATCAACGGCATCCTCCTGCTCATCCCCAACACGCCGCACGAGTCGGTCCCCGTGGGCGCGAGCGCGGACGACAACGTCCAGGTGAAGAGCTGGGGCGAGAAGCCCAACCTCCCCTTCACGCCCCGGCAGCACTTCGAGCTGGGGGAGAAGCTGGGCATGCTCGACTTCGAGCGCGCCGCGAAGGTCTCCGGCAGCCGCTTCACCTTCTACAAGGGCGCGCTGGCGCGGCTGGAGCGGGCACTCGTCACGTTCATGATCGATGTGCACACCCAGAAGGGCTACACGGAGCTGCTCCCGCCCTACCTGGTGCTGCGCGAGACGATGATGGGCACCGGCCAGCTGCCCAAGTTCGAGGACGACGCCTTCAAGACGCTGGGCGACCCCGAGCGCTTCCTCATCCCCACCGCCGAAGTGCCCGTCACCAACTACCACGCGGATGAAATCCTCGAGGGTGACACGCTCCCGGTGCGCTACTGCGCCTTCAGCCCGTGCTTCCGCGCGGAGGCGGGCGCCGCCGGCAAGGACACCCGCGGCCTCATCCGCCAGCACCAGTTCCACAAGGTGGAGATGGTGAAGTTCGCGCACCCGGACAAGAGCCTGGACGAGCTGGAGTCCATGACGGACGACGCGTGCGACATCCTCCGGCGCCTGGGCCTGCACCACCGGGTGATGCTCCTGTGCACCGGCGACATGGGCTTCGCGGCCCGCAAGACCTACGACATCGAGGTCTGGCTGCCGGGCCAGGATGCCTACCGGGAGATCTCCTCCTGCTCGGACTGCGGCGACTTCCAGTCCCGCCGCGCGAAGATTCGCTTCCGGGGACAGAAGGGCGACAAGCCCCAGCTCCTCCACACCCTCAACGGCAGCGGGCTCGCCGTGGGCCGCACCTCCATCGCCATCCTGGAGAACTACCAGCGTGACGACGGCACCGTGGCCATCCCGGAGGTCCTCTGGCCCTATATGGGCGGCCTGAAGGAGCTCAAGCCGCTGTAG
- the tadA gene encoding tRNA adenosine(34) deaminase TadA, translating into MSDDEAFMQQALALAREAATLGEVPVGAVAVHDGNIIGTGFNRREMDRNPFAHAEVLALDAARKHLGVWRLTGVTLYVTLEPCAMCAGALVQSRVTRLVFGAMDPKAGAVGSLYNLAEEPRHNHRLQVASGILAEDSRILLKSFFERLRAKRRDN; encoded by the coding sequence ATGAGTGACGACGAAGCTTTCATGCAGCAGGCGCTCGCGCTCGCGCGGGAAGCCGCGACACTCGGAGAGGTCCCTGTCGGTGCGGTGGCGGTCCATGATGGAAACATCATCGGAACGGGTTTCAACCGCAGAGAGATGGACCGCAATCCCTTCGCCCATGCCGAAGTCCTCGCGTTGGATGCAGCGCGAAAGCATCTGGGTGTCTGGAGATTGACGGGCGTCACTTTGTACGTGACGTTGGAACCGTGTGCCATGTGCGCCGGTGCGCTCGTGCAGTCCCGGGTGACGCGCCTTGTCTTTGGCGCCATGGACCCGAAGGCCGGCGCGGTCGGTTCTCTCTACAATCTCGCAGAAGAGCCTCGACATAATCACCGGCTCCAAGTCGCGAGTGGTATCCTGGCTGAAGACAGCAGGATTCTTCTGAAGTCGTTCTTCGAGCGGTTGCGCGCGAAGCGACGAGACAATTGA